In Pseudomonas sp. LRP2-20, the genomic window AAGCTGGTCGCGGATGTAGGTCAGCGCAGGTTCGGTGCGAAAGGCCGCAGCGAAGCTGTAGGCCAGGTAGCCGGCGATGCTCAGGGTGTCTTCGGCAGTGAATGGCCGTGGCGTGATGCCGATCAGGTCGAACTCCATCGGTTTGGGATGACTGGCCTGCCAGGCGTTGACGCCCTCGAGGTAGGCCTGCAGCGCTTGCCAGGCGGGCGATTGGTGGTCCTGGCGCTGGGCCATCAGGGCGGCTTGTTCACGGATACGCAGGCTGCGGAACAAGGTATCGGTGGGCAGCAGCTTGTCGCCCAGTATTTCCGCCAGTTCGCCACGGGCCAGGCGGCGCATGATCTCCATCTGGAACAGCCGGTCCTGCGCATGCACGTAGCCCAGGGCGCGGTACAGGTCTGCTTGGTTTTGCGCTTGCAGGTGGGGCACGCCACGGGTGTCGTAGCGCACGCTGACGGGCGCCTGCAGCCCGGCCATGGCCACCTCGCCCTCGCGCTGCGGCAGCTTGCCGTGCACGTACCAGTAGCCGGCGCCAGCGGCCACGGCAACCACCACGGCCAACAGAGTCAGGCTGCGCTTCATCGAAACTCCTTGTGCATTCGAGCGGAAACTGTGGTCCGATCATCGACGGATTCGCGAACAGAGCATAGCCCCCTGAAAGGAGTTTCCATGTCCCTCAGCGAAAAACAGAAAATGCTGACTGGTCAGCTCTATCACGCTGGCTGCCCCGAGCTGCAGGCCGAGCAGATCGCCAACAAGCACTGGATGCACCGTTACAACAACAGCGTCGAGCTACTCAACGAGGCGCGCAATGGCCTGCTGGCCGAGCACTTCGGCCATGTCGGCGAAGGCGCGGTGATCCGCCCGCCGTTCTTCTGCGACTACGGTTACAACATCAGCGTCGGGCGCAACACGTTCATGAACTTCAATTGCGTGATCCTCGATGTGGTGCCGGTGCGCATCGGTGATGACTGCCAGATCGGCCCCAATGTGCAGATCTACGCGGCTGACCATCCGCTCGACCCCGAGGTCCGCCGCAGCGGGCTGGAGAGCGGGCGGCCGGTGACCATTGGCAATAATGTATGGATCGGCGGTGCGGCGATCATCCTGCCGGGGGTGACCATTGGTGACAACGCCATCGTCGGTGCCGGCAGTGTGGTGACCCGTGATGTGCCAGCGGGCGCGACGGTCATGGGTAACCCGGCGCGGGTGCGTCAGCCGGCCCAGGGGCAATAGCAACCAACCGCCAGCGTATTCGAGGCGGTGACGCTTCGGCCGGCCAGCAGGGCCTTGAGGAGTGGTTCGATGAAACTGTTGCTGGCATTGCACACCGCCCCTTCGCTGTAAGGGCCGAAGTAGGCCAGGTTGCCCTGGCGGTCCCAGATGGCCACAGCAGGGGAGGCGGGCAGGTGCTCGCTGCCGGGCAGGCTGGCAATCGGTTGCAGGCTGGCGAGGTTGGCGGGCAACTGGCCGTGGCTGCCGGGCTTTTGCACGACATGGAACGACACTCCCTGGCCGGCGAACTGGGTGATCAGATCGCCGAGGTGCTGCTGGTTGCCGACGTTGCATGGGCAGGCCGGGTCCCAGAAGTGCACTACGCGGATCGGCCCAGGGCCGGCCAGCTCGGCAGGCAGGCGCAGCTGGCTGCCGTCGAACAGCGTGGCCTGGTTGTCGAACGGACGCAGGTAGCGGGACTGGAAGGTGGAGTAGGCCTGCCAGAGCACAATGGCGCAGAGCACCAATGCGAGGCCCGCCGATATCTGTTTGATGTTTCGAATCTTCATGAAGTTTCCGCGATCCCCGGCAAGGCCGCTCCTGCAACGGAATCGGTGGAGCTGTTCGAGAGCTGCTAGCTTGCCACGATGCGGCCAACAGCTGAATATCTCAGATCAATAGTCGCTTCGCCTTGGATGTACCTGATGCCCGCTGCCTTTCACCCCGATACCCTGCGTGCCAGCCTCGCGCCGCTGGCCAAGCGCCAGCCGTTGTCCCCGCAGGCGCAGGCCTATCAACGCTTTTATGGCTTGAACCTGCCGGCGCAAAGCTGGCTGGGCGGCTTCCAGGCGGCGGGTTTCGAGCTGGTCGGGCAAGCCTGGCTGCCTGAAAAGCCGGTCGCGACGTTGTTCCTGCTGCACGGCTACTACGACCACATGGGCCTTTATCGGCATGTGATCGAGTGGGCGCTGAAGCTCGGTTGCGCGGTGATCAGCTGCGACCTGCCGGGCCATGGCCTGTCCAGTGGCGAGCGCGCCAACATCAGTGACTTCGCGGTGTACCAGCAGGTGCTGGAAGCGTTGTTCGAACAGGCGCGTGGCCTTGAACTACCTCGGCCCTGGCACCTCTGCGGGCAGAGCACCGGCGGCGCCATCGCCGTGGATCACCTGCTGCACCAGGGGGCGCGCAGCCCGATCGATGGCGAGGTGATCCTGCTCGCGCCGCTGGTAAGGCCGCGCTCCTGGCGCTGGTCGAAGTTCAGCTATCGGGTGCTGCGCCACTTCGTCAACGGCATCGAGCGGCGCTTCAGCGAGAACACCAACGATCCGACGTTCCTGCCCTTCCTCGAAGCCGACCCACTGCAACCGCGGCGCTTGCCCACGGCCTGGGTCGGCGCCTTGATCGCCTGGGTAAAGCGCATCGAGGCGGCGCCGCACTGCGCGCGGCGGCCGCTTATCGTGCAGGGGGAGGCGGACGGTACGGTGGATTGGCCGCATAACCTCGAAGTGCTCAAGGCCAAATTCAGCGAGCCGCAGATCCTGATGTTGCCCGAAGCTCGCCATCACCTGGCCAACGAGCTACCGGAAATTCGCCGGCGCTACTTCGATTTCATCCAGCAGCGCCTGGGCTGATCACTTGAGGTCGGCGCTGTTCTGGCCCACCGCCAGGCCGGCACGCACGGCGGCCACGGCAGCCTGATAATAGGCCTTGCCGTCCGTCGACTCGGCGAAGGTGGCGAATGCTTCCAGCTCGTCGTCAGACAGGTCGCGGTAGACATACAGCAGGGTGTTGTTCAGGTCTTCGCCGATCTGCCCCATAAGACGCTGGCGCTGGCCGTCGAGCAGGCCCTGGGCCTGGCCGGCGCCGAACAGGCCGGGGATCATCGAGCTCAGGCTGTCGGCGGCCACCCCGGCAATCGCCAGGCTGACCTCTGCGCCGGCTTCCCGGGCTGGCAGGGCCTGGGCCAGGTGACCAATGATCAGCAGGCGGTTATCGCTGGCCTGCATTTTCGGCAGGCCCTTGGCATTCTTGGCCAGTTGGTCCTTGCGCGTGGCCAGCAGTTCGGCGGCGACGATCTTGCGCCCCAGTGGCGACTGGAAGAAGGCCAGTGCCGGGGCCGGGTTGGGCAAGGTGCTGCGCAGCTTGGCCAAGGCACGGTTGTCCATCGCCTGGGCCTGGAAGCGCTGGTTGCTGTTGTTGACCAGTGCCTGGTAAACCGCAGGCGGCAGGCTGTTGCGGTAGCGCTGCTGGGCGGCGCTCACGGCATCGGAAAAGTGGGCGCGCTGGTCGGGCCAGCCGGCGGCCTTGTACAGTTGATCGAGGCTGTCTGCCCAGACAGGCATGGTGCAGATCATCAGCAGAAGCAGGGAAAACAGACGGCGCATTCAGGACTCCTGTCGGCAGGTGGCTATTGTCCTTGCCCCGGCGCCATTTTGTCGAGCAATCCGAACGCTTCTCAGCCAAGTGGCGCTGTGCGCCGACAGGGCGAATGGATATGATGCGCGCCATGCACATCTCCCCTGAAAACCCGATGTTTGCGGCCGTCGTCGACGATCTGGCCACCCATGGCTGGTCGCAGCAGGCGCTCTTTTTGCCTGCCGACCTGGTGCGCGCGTTGGCGGCCGAATGCCGGCGCCGTGATGCCGAAGGCGAACTCAACCCGGCCGGGGTCGGGCGCGGTTATGCCCAGGAGGTGCGCGAGAGCATTCGCGGTGACCAGATCCAGTGGATCGACCCTGGCCAGGCCGAGGCCTGCGACCAGTATCTGGCGGCCATGGATCAGTTGCGTCAGGCCATCAACCAGGGCCTGTTCCTGGGCCTGGAAGACTTCGAATGCCACTTCGCCCTGTACCCACCGGGGGCGTTCTACCGCCGGCACCTGGACCGCTTCCGCGACGATGACCGACGCATGGTTTCGGCGGTGCTTTACCTCAACGAAGACTGGCAGCCGGAGGATGGCGGGCAACTGCGCATGTTCCTGGCGGATGATGTCGAGCACGATGTGCAGCCTGTGGCGGGTTGCCTGGCGATCTTCCTTTCCGGTGAGGTGCCGCACGAGGTACTGCCGGCCAGGCGCGAGCGCCTGTCGTTGACCGGCTGGTTCCGGCGCCGTGGCAATGACCCGTTCTGATCTGCCCAAGGTACTGGTGAGTGCCTGTCTGCTGGGGCAGCCGGTGCGCTATGACGGCCGGGCCAGCGGGTATCCTGACTTATTGCAGCAGTGGCAGGCCGAAGGGCGTGTAGTGCCATTGTGCCCCGAGGTGGCTGGCGGCTTGCCAACACCGCGGCCGCCGGCGGAGATCCAGGGAGGGCAGGGCGCAAAGGTGCTCGATGGCGGGATGCAGGTGCTGACGGTGACCGGTGAGGATGTCAGTGCCGAGTTCCTGACCGGGGCGCAGCAAGCACTGGCACTGGTGCGGCTT contains:
- a CDS encoding sugar O-acetyltransferase; translated protein: MSLSEKQKMLTGQLYHAGCPELQAEQIANKHWMHRYNNSVELLNEARNGLLAEHFGHVGEGAVIRPPFFCDYGYNISVGRNTFMNFNCVILDVVPVRIGDDCQIGPNVQIYAADHPLDPEVRRSGLESGRPVTIGNNVWIGGAAIILPGVTIGDNAIVGAGSVVTRDVPAGATVMGNPARVRQPAQGQ
- a CDS encoding DUF6436 domain-containing protein, with protein sequence MKIRNIKQISAGLALVLCAIVLWQAYSTFQSRYLRPFDNQATLFDGSQLRLPAELAGPGPIRVVHFWDPACPCNVGNQQHLGDLITQFAGQGVSFHVVQKPGSHGQLPANLASLQPIASLPGSEHLPASPAVAIWDRQGNLAYFGPYSEGAVCNASNSFIEPLLKALLAGRSVTASNTLAVGCYCPWAG
- a CDS encoding alpha/beta hydrolase, whose amino-acid sequence is MPAAFHPDTLRASLAPLAKRQPLSPQAQAYQRFYGLNLPAQSWLGGFQAAGFELVGQAWLPEKPVATLFLLHGYYDHMGLYRHVIEWALKLGCAVISCDLPGHGLSSGERANISDFAVYQQVLEALFEQARGLELPRPWHLCGQSTGGAIAVDHLLHQGARSPIDGEVILLAPLVRPRSWRWSKFSYRVLRHFVNGIERRFSENTNDPTFLPFLEADPLQPRRLPTAWVGALIAWVKRIEAAPHCARRPLIVQGEADGTVDWPHNLEVLKAKFSEPQILMLPEARHHLANELPEIRRRYFDFIQQRLG
- a CDS encoding DUF2059 domain-containing protein; the encoded protein is MRRLFSLLLLMICTMPVWADSLDQLYKAAGWPDQRAHFSDAVSAAQQRYRNSLPPAVYQALVNNSNQRFQAQAMDNRALAKLRSTLPNPAPALAFFQSPLGRKIVAAELLATRKDQLAKNAKGLPKMQASDNRLLIIGHLAQALPAREAGAEVSLAIAGVAADSLSSMIPGLFGAGQAQGLLDGQRQRLMGQIGEDLNNTLLYVYRDLSDDELEAFATFAESTDGKAYYQAAVAAVRAGLAVGQNSADLK
- a CDS encoding 2OG-Fe(II) oxygenase, coding for MRAMHISPENPMFAAVVDDLATHGWSQQALFLPADLVRALAAECRRRDAEGELNPAGVGRGYAQEVRESIRGDQIQWIDPGQAEACDQYLAAMDQLRQAINQGLFLGLEDFECHFALYPPGAFYRRHLDRFRDDDRRMVSAVLYLNEDWQPEDGGQLRMFLADDVEHDVQPVAGCLAIFLSGEVPHEVLPARRERLSLTGWFRRRGNDPF
- a CDS encoding DUF523 domain-containing protein; the protein is MTRSDLPKVLVSACLLGQPVRYDGRASGYPDLLQQWQAEGRVVPLCPEVAGGLPTPRPPAEIQGGQGAKVLDGGMQVLTVTGEDVSAEFLTGAQQALALVRLHGIRVAVLKAGSPSCGNRLIYDGTFSGVKVPGEGVTTALLRREGVQVFSELELGEARLALADHLV